From Pseudonocardia autotrophica, one genomic window encodes:
- a CDS encoding FAD-dependent oxidoreductase gives MPFAITQTCCTDASCVSVCPVNCIHPAPGEPDFGTTDMLYVDPRTCIDCGACADACPVDAVFPVERLSASLAGYAQLNADFYANRPVSAAIEGESPMFHDWQQPAFTRTLPADMAPLDVAVVGTGPAGMYAAQDLLLHTSSRVTLLDRLDTPGGLVRFGVAPDHPSTKRIGESFARFHRHPRVRMRLGTEVGRDITADELARRHDAVVWAVGAPAPKDLDLPGAELPGSIAADTVVGWYNGHPEVPADAVDTSVSRVVVVGTGNVAIDVARVLTAPPADLAGTPVAPHALAALRAGAIREVVLLARGGPDAIAATAPELRELLGRSGVDVLVDEHDPRIAESLDGPAAGDAHGLLRGAAREKIDWSVPAERPRVVFRFHSAPERFEGAVRVQGVQTVDGTAIPAGLVVRAVGHRGRPVPGLPFDDDRGVVPNDSGRVEGRPGHYVVGWIKRGPSGGIGTNRGCAAETVGALLDDAVAGRLPDRASRPSPVHSMLQRLGRG, from the coding sequence GTGCCCTTCGCGATCACCCAGACCTGCTGCACCGACGCGTCCTGCGTCTCGGTGTGCCCGGTCAACTGCATCCACCCGGCGCCCGGCGAGCCCGACTTCGGGACCACCGACATGCTCTACGTCGATCCGCGCACCTGCATCGACTGCGGCGCCTGCGCCGACGCGTGCCCGGTCGACGCGGTGTTCCCGGTGGAGCGGCTGAGTGCGTCGCTGGCCGGGTACGCGCAGCTCAACGCGGACTTCTACGCGAACCGGCCGGTCTCGGCGGCGATCGAGGGCGAGTCGCCGATGTTCCACGACTGGCAGCAGCCGGCGTTCACCCGGACCCTTCCCGCGGACATGGCGCCGCTGGACGTCGCCGTCGTCGGGACCGGGCCCGCCGGCATGTACGCCGCGCAGGACCTGCTGCTGCACACCTCGTCGCGGGTCACCCTGCTGGACCGGCTGGACACCCCGGGCGGGCTGGTCCGCTTCGGTGTCGCGCCGGACCACCCGTCGACGAAGCGGATCGGCGAGTCGTTCGCCCGGTTCCACCGCCACCCCCGGGTGCGGATGCGGCTGGGCACCGAGGTCGGCCGCGACATCACCGCCGACGAGCTCGCCCGGCGGCACGACGCGGTCGTGTGGGCGGTCGGTGCGCCGGCACCGAAGGACCTGGACCTGCCCGGTGCCGAACTGCCGGGCAGCATCGCCGCGGACACCGTGGTCGGCTGGTACAACGGCCATCCCGAGGTGCCCGCCGACGCCGTCGACACGTCGGTGTCGCGGGTCGTGGTGGTCGGCACCGGCAACGTCGCGATCGACGTGGCGCGGGTGCTCACCGCACCGCCCGCCGACCTGGCGGGTACCCCGGTCGCGCCGCATGCGCTGGCCGCGCTGCGCGCGGGAGCGATCCGGGAGGTCGTGCTGCTGGCCCGCGGTGGACCCGACGCGATCGCCGCGACCGCCCCGGAGCTGCGCGAACTGCTCGGCCGCTCCGGTGTGGACGTGCTGGTCGACGAGCACGATCCGCGGATCGCCGAGTCGCTGGACGGGCCCGCCGCCGGTGACGCGCACGGCCTGCTCCGGGGTGCGGCCCGGGAGAAGATCGACTGGTCGGTGCCCGCCGAGCGGCCGCGGGTGGTGTTCCGGTTCCACTCCGCGCCGGAACGGTTCGAGGGGGCCGTTCGGGTGCAGGGCGTGCAGACGGTCGACGGGACCGCGATCCCGGCCGGGCTGGTCGTGCGGGCGGTCGGCCACCGCGGACGGCCGGTGCCCGGATTGCCGTTCGACGACGACCGCGGCGTCGTCCCGAACGACTCCGGACGGGTCGAGGGCAGGCCGGGACACTACGTGGTCGGCTGGATCAAGCGCGGCCCGTCCGGCGGCATCGGCACCAACCGGGGCTGCGCCGCGGAGACGGTCGGTGCACTGCTGGACGACGCGGTCGCCGGCCGGCTGCCGGACCGGGCGAGCCGCCCGTCGCCGGTGCACTCGATGCTGCAGCGGCTCGGCCGGGGCTGA
- a CDS encoding YeeE/YedE family protein, with product MSVTQDRRPGPLVRALREIPATERAAFGPRDREAPPPQWRVVAVGLVLAVLFLIGVSTVAPATMVGTAALGLALGFTLFHSRFGFTSGWRQLVAVGQGAAIRAHMLMLGTAAVLFAVILSSGFALAGEPRGFTSPIGIGLVVGSFLFGVGMQVGGSCASGTLFAVGSGQSAIVLTLFGFIVGSMFAVLTHTFWTETVPRGPSVNLAELLGYPGALAVTLLALTTITVVTWVIARRRTPPPVERPPSARGIARVLRGSWSMWAGALVLAVLNAAVLFVSAAPWGVTAAFALWGSKFLELFGADVASWAYWQVPANAQALAGPVLADRVSNLDVGIMIGALIASAVGGAFVLHRRIPWKLALGAVLGGIAMGYGARLAGGCNIGAYFSGIASFSLHGWIWAVVALGGTWVGLRLRPLFGLANPKPADSLC from the coding sequence ATGTCCGTCACGCAGGACCGGAGACCGGGCCCGCTGGTGCGCGCCCTGCGCGAGATCCCGGCCACCGAACGCGCGGCCTTCGGGCCCCGCGACCGGGAGGCCCCGCCGCCGCAGTGGCGGGTCGTCGCCGTCGGCCTCGTGCTGGCGGTGCTGTTCCTGATCGGGGTGAGCACGGTCGCCCCGGCCACGATGGTCGGCACCGCCGCACTCGGCCTGGCGCTCGGCTTCACCCTGTTCCACTCCCGGTTCGGGTTCACCTCCGGCTGGCGCCAGCTCGTCGCCGTCGGACAGGGTGCGGCGATCCGGGCGCACATGCTGATGCTCGGCACCGCAGCGGTGCTGTTCGCGGTGATCCTGTCGTCCGGGTTCGCGCTGGCCGGCGAACCGCGCGGGTTCACCTCGCCGATCGGCATCGGGCTGGTCGTCGGCTCCTTCCTGTTCGGCGTCGGGATGCAGGTCGGTGGCTCGTGCGCGTCCGGGACGCTGTTCGCGGTGGGCAGCGGGCAGAGCGCGATCGTGCTGACCCTGTTCGGGTTCATCGTCGGCTCGATGTTCGCGGTGCTCACGCACACCTTCTGGACCGAGACGGTGCCCCGCGGGCCGAGCGTGAACCTGGCCGAGCTGCTCGGCTACCCGGGCGCGCTCGCCGTCACGCTGCTGGCGCTCACCACGATCACGGTCGTCACCTGGGTGATCGCCCGGCGGCGTACCCCGCCGCCGGTGGAGCGGCCGCCGTCGGCCCGTGGGATCGCCCGGGTGCTGCGCGGCTCCTGGTCGATGTGGGCCGGCGCGCTGGTGCTGGCCGTGCTGAACGCCGCGGTGCTGTTCGTCTCGGCCGCCCCGTGGGGGGTGACCGCGGCGTTCGCGCTGTGGGGCTCGAAGTTCCTGGAGCTGTTCGGTGCCGACGTCGCGAGCTGGGCGTACTGGCAGGTCCCGGCGAACGCGCAGGCGCTCGCCGGGCCGGTGCTCGCCGACCGGGTGTCCAACCTGGACGTCGGGATCATGATCGGGGCACTGATCGCCTCGGCGGTCGGCGGCGCGTTCGTGCTGCACCGCCGGATCCCGTGGAAGCTCGCGCTGGGCGCGGTGCTCGGCGGGATCGCGATGGGCTACGGCGCGCGGCTCGCCGGCGGCTGCAACATCGGCGCCTACTTCTCCGGGATCGCCTCGTTCAGCCTGCACGGATGGATCTGGGCCGTCGTCGCGCTCGGCGGCACCTGGGTCGGGCTGCGGCTGCGGCCGCTGTTCGGCCTGGCCAACCCCAAGCCTGCGGACTCGCTCTGCTGA
- a CDS encoding LmeA family phospholipid-binding protein, whose protein sequence is MSAPETAADPGVLVGAALLASGTTPATALLLRALVETLRYRYLGRETTVRNGDETLRLVPTAVSTSGLGPRALATGRLDEVRLTAGDVDAPALRLRELTLVAREVRIRPALTPELVAGPVELAAVLEPDWIAEKLHAHAPGLDVTVDADGVPRARRRHRPGLGSADLELSVHGHTLSWKVSGLTVAGHRMGPPRSAEARRSVRALVDRSPLRGIRSGSVRLPGLPPQLRLHDLHLAPDRITVHGTLEGWRRAVPTAGLDDVLRGARSLLLPGR, encoded by the coding sequence ATGTCAGCACCGGAGACGGCGGCCGATCCCGGCGTGCTGGTCGGTGCGGCGCTGCTGGCCTCGGGAACCACCCCCGCCACGGCGCTGCTGTTGCGCGCGCTCGTCGAGACGCTGCGCTACCGCTACCTGGGCCGGGAGACGACGGTGCGCAACGGCGACGAGACGCTGCGGCTGGTCCCGACCGCCGTGTCGACATCGGGCCTGGGCCCCCGTGCGCTGGCCACCGGCCGGCTCGACGAGGTCCGGCTCACCGCCGGCGACGTCGACGCCCCCGCACTGCGGCTGCGCGAGCTGACCCTGGTCGCCCGCGAGGTCCGGATCCGGCCCGCCCTCACCCCGGAGCTGGTCGCCGGTCCGGTCGAGCTGGCGGCGGTGCTGGAACCGGACTGGATCGCCGAGAAGCTGCACGCACACGCGCCCGGTCTCGACGTGACCGTCGACGCAGACGGGGTGCCGCGGGCCCGCCGCCGGCACCGGCCGGGGCTCGGCTCGGCCGATCTCGAGCTGTCGGTGCACGGGCACACGCTGTCCTGGAAGGTCAGCGGGCTCACCGTGGCCGGGCACCGGATGGGTCCGCCGCGCTCGGCCGAGGCCCGGCGATCGGTCCGCGCCCTGGTGGACCGCAGCCCGCTGCGCGGGATCCGCTCCGGCTCCGTCCGGCTCCCCGGGCTGCCGCCGCAGCTGCGGCTGCACGACCTGCACCTCGCGCCGGACCGGATCACCGTGCACGGCACGCTCGAGGGCTGGCGGCGGGCGGTGCCCACGGCCGGGCTCGACGACGTCCTGCGCGGGGCGCGCTCGCTGCTCCTGCCCGGTCGCTGA
- a CDS encoding 3-hydroxyacyl-CoA dehydrogenase NAD-binding domain-containing protein, producing the protein MTPVRRVAVVGTGVVGLGWTALFLARGLDVTATDPSPGAEQQLRAGVAALWPRLDAVAGASPDRLSFVPTAAAAAEHADFVQENGPEREDVKHRLFAELDEAARPEVVLASSSSGLLPTDLARGAPRHPERVLVGHPFNPPQVIPLVEVVPGERTSERAVSDALAFYTALGKRPIRLRAEIPGHIANRLQAALWQEAYSLVERGVASVADVDAAIAHGPGLRWAVLGPFANQHLSGGPGGLAHVLEHLGPPTERYWRDLGRVTLTPELTQTLVDGVHDELGDTDPAELAARRDAVLAELLDAKSRTDLP; encoded by the coding sequence ATGACCCCGGTCCGGCGGGTCGCCGTCGTCGGGACCGGGGTGGTGGGTCTCGGCTGGACCGCGCTGTTCCTGGCCCGCGGACTGGACGTGACCGCGACCGATCCCTCGCCGGGGGCCGAGCAGCAGCTGCGTGCCGGCGTCGCCGCGCTCTGGCCGCGCCTGGACGCGGTAGCGGGCGCCTCGCCGGACCGGCTGTCGTTCGTGCCGACCGCGGCCGCGGCCGCCGAGCACGCCGACTTCGTGCAGGAGAACGGCCCGGAACGCGAGGACGTCAAGCACCGGCTGTTCGCCGAGCTCGACGAGGCGGCCCGGCCCGAGGTGGTGCTCGCGTCGAGCTCGTCCGGGCTGCTGCCCACCGATCTCGCCCGCGGTGCCCCGCGGCATCCGGAACGGGTGCTGGTCGGGCATCCGTTCAATCCACCGCAGGTGATCCCGCTGGTCGAGGTGGTGCCCGGCGAGCGGACCTCGGAGCGCGCGGTGTCCGACGCGCTCGCGTTCTACACCGCGCTGGGCAAGCGGCCGATCCGGCTGCGTGCCGAGATCCCGGGACACATCGCGAACCGGCTGCAGGCGGCGCTGTGGCAGGAGGCGTACTCACTGGTGGAGCGGGGCGTCGCGAGCGTCGCCGATGTCGACGCGGCGATCGCGCACGGCCCCGGCCTGCGCTGGGCGGTGCTCGGACCGTTCGCCAACCAGCACCTGTCCGGCGGCCCGGGCGGCCTCGCCCACGTGCTGGAGCACCTGGGCCCGCCCACCGAGCGCTACTGGCGTGATCTCGGCCGGGTCACGCTCACCCCCGAGCTCACGCAGACCCTGGTCGACGGGGTGCACGACGAGCTCGGTGACACCGACCCGGCCGAGCTGGCCGCCCGGCGCGACGCCGTGCTGGCCGAACTGCTGGACGCCAAGTCCCGCACCGACCTGCCCTGA
- the dctA gene encoding C4-dicarboxylate transporter DctA → MSSPTADPGPQKVDRSQRKRTPIWKHLYFWVLIGISAGILVGLLLPEVGAQMQWLATLFINLVKVVIAPVIFATVVVGIAGLGNLAKVGGLALRTVIYFNATTVVALGLGLITINLIAPGAGLGYDRDTFDGSAANETIESAGGAAGGGFTDFILNLVPSSFASAFVDGQLLQVLLLAILVGVAITMLGERGKSVVYALDSFAKVMFGVIKLVMWVAPVGAFGGIAYTIGEHGSAILGSLAQFMVTFWLTCLLFIFVCLGPICRLAGFSILKYLRYIKDELLIVLGTSSSETVLPRMMTKLEAAGTPKHVVGLTIPTGYSFNLDGTAIYMTMGAMFIAQAFGVDVPLTTQIGLLLFMLISSNGAAGVSGAGLVTLAASIAAFDHIIPLVGLALIVGIDRFMSEGRALTNLTGNGIGTLVIARWTGELDRDRLEDVLNDPGQVDVDELMKAEAQGNGPGSGTALDASTEASERKAAVATVDSGDGEVQAGRDLESGPGR, encoded by the coding sequence ATGAGCAGTCCCACGGCGGACCCGGGACCACAGAAGGTGGACAGGTCGCAGCGGAAGCGGACACCCATCTGGAAGCATCTGTACTTCTGGGTGTTGATCGGCATCAGCGCCGGAATCCTGGTCGGGCTGCTGCTGCCCGAGGTCGGCGCGCAGATGCAGTGGCTGGCCACCCTGTTCATCAACCTGGTGAAGGTGGTCATCGCCCCGGTCATCTTCGCGACGGTCGTCGTGGGGATCGCCGGACTGGGCAATCTCGCCAAGGTGGGCGGGCTGGCCCTGCGGACGGTCATCTACTTCAACGCGACCACCGTCGTCGCACTGGGCCTGGGCCTGATCACGATCAACCTGATCGCACCGGGCGCCGGACTGGGCTACGACCGGGACACCTTCGACGGCTCGGCCGCGAACGAGACCATCGAGTCCGCCGGCGGCGCCGCGGGCGGCGGCTTCACCGACTTCATCCTGAACCTGGTGCCGTCGTCGTTCGCCTCGGCCTTCGTCGACGGGCAGCTGCTGCAGGTGCTGCTGCTGGCCATCCTGGTCGGCGTCGCGATCACCATGCTCGGTGAGCGCGGCAAGAGCGTGGTGTACGCGCTGGACTCGTTCGCCAAGGTGATGTTCGGCGTCATCAAGCTGGTCATGTGGGTCGCGCCGGTCGGCGCGTTCGGTGGTATCGCGTACACCATCGGCGAGCACGGCAGCGCGATCCTGGGCAGCCTGGCGCAGTTCATGGTCACCTTCTGGCTGACCTGCCTGCTGTTCATCTTCGTCTGCCTCGGCCCGATCTGCCGGCTCGCCGGCTTCTCGATCCTGAAGTACCTCCGCTACATCAAGGACGAGCTGCTGATCGTGCTCGGCACGTCGTCGTCGGAGACGGTGCTGCCGCGGATGATGACGAAGCTGGAGGCGGCCGGAACGCCCAAGCACGTGGTCGGCCTGACCATCCCGACCGGCTACTCGTTCAACCTCGACGGCACCGCCATCTACATGACGATGGGCGCGATGTTCATCGCCCAGGCGTTCGGCGTGGACGTGCCGCTGACCACCCAGATCGGCCTGCTGCTGTTCATGCTGATCTCGTCGAACGGCGCGGCAGGCGTCTCCGGCGCCGGGCTGGTCACCCTGGCCGCCTCGATCGCCGCGTTCGACCACATCATTCCGCTGGTCGGCCTGGCGCTGATCGTCGGCATCGACCGCTTCATGTCCGAGGGCCGCGCGCTGACCAACCTGACCGGCAACGGGATCGGCACCCTGGTGATCGCCCGCTGGACCGGGGAGCTGGATCGCGACCGCCTCGAGGACGTCCTGAACGACCCCGGTCAGGTCGACGTCGACGAGCTGATGAAGGCCGAGGCCCAGGGCAACGGCCCCGGGTCGGGGACCGCCCTGGACGCTTCGACGGAGGCCTCCGAGCGCAAGGCCGCCGTCGCCACCGTCGACTCCGGTGACGGCGAGGTGCAGGCCGGCCGGGACCTGGAGTCCGGCCCGGGGCGCTGA
- a CDS encoding AurF N-oxygenase family protein translates to MTATVPEARADQPAERKDTAERLLRSSAELSFDPTTQVDWETPLDRTKHGMSPEWSSLYGTAYWDELTEEQRTELTRHEAASVASTGIWFEMILQQMMLRDFYAKDPTDPSFQWALTEIADECRHSIMFARGSAKLGAPAYVPKRSTVELGRLFKSTASGEAAYASILVAEEVLDVMQRDWMRDERVVPFVRTVSNIHVVEESRHMKFAREETREHLKRAGRARRQLNAFYVSAAAYFIVSSMWNEQVYENVGLDRARALREAKANEHHKAMLRSSCAGLMEFLSSCGLLTKPALYFYRRANLI, encoded by the coding sequence ATGACCGCGACCGTTCCCGAGGCCCGGGCCGACCAGCCTGCCGAGCGGAAGGACACCGCCGAGCGGCTGCTGCGCTCGTCCGCGGAGCTGTCGTTCGACCCGACCACCCAGGTCGACTGGGAGACCCCGCTCGACCGCACCAAGCACGGCATGAGCCCGGAGTGGAGCAGCCTCTACGGCACCGCGTACTGGGACGAGCTGACCGAGGAGCAGCGCACCGAGCTGACCCGGCACGAGGCCGCATCGGTGGCCTCCACCGGGATCTGGTTCGAGATGATCCTGCAGCAGATGATGCTGCGGGACTTCTACGCCAAGGACCCGACCGATCCGTCGTTCCAGTGGGCGCTGACCGAGATCGCCGACGAGTGCCGGCACTCGATCATGTTCGCCCGCGGCTCGGCGAAGCTGGGCGCCCCGGCGTACGTCCCGAAGCGGTCCACGGTCGAGCTCGGGCGGCTGTTCAAGTCGACCGCGAGCGGCGAGGCCGCCTACGCGTCGATCCTGGTCGCCGAGGAGGTCCTCGACGTGATGCAGCGGGACTGGATGCGCGACGAGCGCGTCGTCCCGTTCGTGCGCACCGTCTCCAACATCCACGTGGTCGAGGAGTCGCGGCACATGAAGTTCGCCCGCGAGGAGACCCGGGAGCACCTGAAGCGGGCCGGGCGGGCGCGCAGGCAGCTCAACGCGTTCTACGTCTCCGCGGCGGCCTACTTCATCGTCTCCAGCATGTGGAACGAGCAGGTCTACGAGAACGTGGGGCTCGACCGGGCGCGCGCACTGCGCGAGGCGAAGGCCAACGAGCACCACAAGGCGATGCTGCGCAGCTCGTGCGCCGGGCTGATGGAGTTCCTCTCCTCCTGCGGCCTGCTCACGAAGCCGGCGCTGTACTTCTACCGTCGCGCGAACCTGATCTGA
- a CDS encoding TAXI family TRAP transporter solute-binding subunit — MTGLSRRALLRTSGALAGMALGGGLVSGCAPAPPRPPEPFRLGTGPEGAVYREIGLALAGVLDRAWGRPVVELVYTDAAPENMEMLTGGRVEMAFVNVDVAAEHSGQVMALARVFDSVMHVLVPADSRARDLRDLDGATLAAGMPLSGTRYLSRRLLEQAGSEVDLRSYSQADSVRAFRSGEVDAVLSLTGMPTPAVTELARDGAVRLLDLTAQIEPLVRARPLEYVPVVVPATMYPPMESAPALAVPTLLAVQPSMDQELANWLTAVLFDNAAELSRVRGEASQINPRTGAATTPVTLHPGARRWFRERKP, encoded by the coding sequence ATGACCGGGCTGTCGCGCCGCGCGCTGCTGCGCACCTCCGGCGCCCTCGCCGGGATGGCGCTGGGCGGCGGGCTGGTGTCCGGCTGCGCCCCGGCGCCGCCGCGGCCGCCCGAGCCGTTCCGGCTGGGTACGGGGCCGGAGGGCGCGGTCTACCGGGAGATCGGTCTCGCACTGGCCGGGGTGCTCGACCGCGCGTGGGGCAGGCCCGTCGTCGAGCTCGTGTACACCGACGCGGCGCCGGAGAACATGGAGATGCTGACCGGCGGCCGGGTCGAGATGGCCTTCGTGAACGTCGACGTCGCCGCCGAGCACTCCGGACAGGTGATGGCACTCGCCCGGGTCTTCGACTCGGTGATGCACGTGCTCGTCCCGGCCGACAGCCGGGCGCGCGACCTGCGTGACCTCGACGGCGCGACGCTCGCCGCCGGGATGCCGCTCTCCGGCACCCGCTACCTGAGCCGACGGCTGCTGGAGCAGGCCGGCAGCGAGGTCGATCTGCGCAGCTACTCGCAGGCAGACTCGGTGCGCGCATTCCGCTCCGGCGAGGTGGACGCGGTGCTCAGCCTCACCGGGATGCCCACCCCGGCGGTCACCGAGCTGGCCCGGGACGGCGCCGTGCGGCTGCTCGACCTGACCGCGCAGATCGAGCCGCTGGTCCGGGCCCGTCCACTGGAGTACGTGCCGGTCGTGGTCCCGGCGACGATGTACCCGCCGATGGAGTCGGCCCCGGCGCTGGCCGTGCCGACCCTGCTCGCGGTGCAGCCGTCGATGGACCAGGAGCTCGCGAACTGGCTGACCGCGGTGCTGTTCGACAACGCCGCAGAGCTGTCCCGGGTGCGCGGTGAGGCGAGCCAGATCAACCCGCGCACCGGCGCGGCGACCACCCCGGTGACGTTGCACCCGGGGGCCCGCCGCTGGTTCCGGGAGCGCAAGCCCTGA
- the couO gene encoding 4-hydroxyphenyl-beta-ketoacyl-CoA hydrolase — protein MAPEKAVTLDPTTVDAIDVHVHVEQDGHGCFALDQELMDASAAYFKSGQDRTPTIASIAEYYRERRLAAVVFTVDAPAGTGHPALSSEEIADLAAEHTDVLIPFGSVDPHGGKASVARIRRLVTEHGVRGFKFHPSLQAFEPNDRSFYPLYEAIAELGVPALFHTGQTGIGAGLPGGRGIKLRYSNPMLLDDVAADHPDLTVVLAHPSVPWQDEAISMATHKANIYIDLSGWSPKYFPPQLVRAANSLIKHKVLFGSDFPVITPDRWLSDFERLDLKPEVRPLILKDNAVRMLGLDAAAPAR, from the coding sequence ATGGCACCCGAGAAGGCTGTGACCCTCGACCCGACCACTGTGGACGCCATCGACGTGCACGTGCACGTCGAGCAGGACGGCCACGGCTGCTTCGCGCTGGACCAGGAGCTGATGGACGCCTCGGCGGCCTACTTCAAGTCCGGCCAGGACCGCACCCCGACGATCGCCTCGATCGCCGAGTACTACCGTGAGCGCAGGTTGGCAGCGGTGGTGTTCACCGTCGACGCACCGGCCGGAACCGGTCATCCCGCACTGTCCAGCGAGGAGATCGCCGATCTCGCGGCCGAGCACACCGACGTCCTGATCCCGTTCGGTTCGGTGGATCCGCACGGCGGCAAGGCATCGGTCGCCCGGATCCGCCGGCTGGTCACCGAGCACGGGGTGCGCGGGTTCAAGTTCCACCCGAGCCTGCAGGCGTTCGAACCGAACGACCGGAGCTTCTACCCGCTGTACGAGGCGATCGCCGAGCTCGGTGTGCCTGCCCTGTTCCACACCGGGCAGACCGGGATCGGCGCCGGGCTGCCCGGCGGGCGCGGGATCAAGCTGCGCTATTCGAACCCGATGCTGCTCGACGACGTCGCCGCCGACCACCCGGACCTGACCGTGGTGCTCGCGCACCCGTCGGTGCCCTGGCAGGACGAGGCGATCTCGATGGCGACGCACAAGGCGAACATCTACATCGATCTGTCCGGCTGGTCGCCGAAGTACTTCCCGCCGCAGCTCGTCCGGGCGGCCAACTCGCTGATCAAGCACAAGGTGTTGTTCGGCTCGGACTTCCCGGTGATCACCCCGGACCGCTGGCTGTCGGACTTCGAGCGCCTCGACCTCAAGCCCGAGGTGCGCCCGCTGATCCTCAAGGACAACGCCGTCCGGATGCTGGGGCTGGACGCCGCCGCCCCGGCTCGCTGA
- a CDS encoding TetR/AcrR family transcriptional regulator — MGDRTSTANTDLTARARIRDAALEHFAAHGVERTTIRGVATAAGVSHGLVQHHFGSKENLRRACDEYAAETIRRTKDEAGAGGMADPGFLADALRTAMPVRRYIARALIDGSPSVATLFDDEVAHIESYLADPRQTVARPRTSDLHAYAVAIAAMNFGFLALHEQLSRTLGEDTLTPEGSPRFFRAVLDVLAEPLFTPEFTEQSRATLDRLGNP, encoded by the coding sequence GTGGGCGACCGCACGAGCACCGCGAACACCGACCTCACAGCACGGGCCCGGATCAGGGATGCAGCCCTGGAGCACTTCGCCGCGCACGGGGTCGAACGCACCACGATCCGCGGCGTCGCGACGGCGGCCGGGGTGTCGCACGGGCTGGTCCAGCACCACTTCGGTTCGAAGGAGAACCTGCGCCGGGCGTGCGACGAGTACGCCGCCGAGACGATCCGGCGTACGAAGGACGAGGCAGGCGCCGGCGGGATGGCCGATCCCGGCTTCCTGGCCGATGCGCTGCGGACGGCGATGCCGGTCCGGCGCTACATCGCGCGGGCGCTGATCGACGGATCACCGTCGGTGGCGACGCTGTTCGACGACGAGGTCGCCCACATCGAGAGCTACCTGGCCGATCCCCGGCAGACGGTGGCCAGGCCCCGGACCAGCGACCTGCACGCCTATGCGGTCGCCATCGCCGCGATGAACTTCGGGTTCCTCGCCCTCCACGAACAACTCTCGCGGACCCTCGGGGAGGACACCCTGACACCGGAGGGCTCGCCGCGGTTCTTCCGGGCCGTTCTGGACGTGCTCGCCGAGCCCCTCTTCACGCCCGAGTTCACCGAGCAGTCCCGCGCCACCCTCGACCGGCTGGGGAACCCGTGA
- a CDS encoding alpha/beta fold hydrolase, which produces MARIAKEQLAVAADGTAIHGYVEGAGPPLLVLHPGMDDGRSWARVTHRLADRFRTIRLHRRTYRLDQEVEAATSMAVEVRDVLAVADAIDEPCLLIGHSSGGVVALEALAAAPGTFAGAVVYEAPVPIGGPLGGRALERARAALDRNAPGAALTIFMREIVGYPPWLSRVYGILVGAVPALRARVPRQIVDTEAIDDTGVRLDAYGAIDVPVLLLLGERSPAHLADRTGALATAVPRTRIARLAGQEHNANRRAPDRVARLVAEFAHDVFRVGGQR; this is translated from the coding sequence ATGGCGAGGATCGCGAAGGAACAGCTCGCGGTGGCCGCCGACGGCACCGCGATCCACGGCTACGTCGAGGGAGCCGGCCCGCCGCTGCTGGTCCTGCATCCCGGGATGGACGACGGCAGGTCCTGGGCGCGCGTGACCCACCGGCTCGCCGACCGGTTCCGTACGATCCGGCTGCACCGCAGGACCTATCGGCTCGACCAGGAGGTCGAGGCGGCCACGTCGATGGCCGTGGAGGTCCGGGACGTGCTCGCCGTCGCCGACGCGATCGACGAGCCGTGTCTGCTGATCGGACACTCCTCCGGCGGAGTCGTCGCGCTGGAGGCGCTCGCCGCAGCACCGGGCACGTTCGCGGGTGCGGTCGTCTACGAAGCGCCCGTCCCGATCGGCGGCCCCCTCGGCGGCCGGGCGTTGGAGCGGGCCCGGGCCGCCCTCGACCGGAACGCTCCCGGCGCAGCGCTCACGATCTTCATGCGGGAGATCGTCGGTTACCCGCCGTGGCTCTCCCGGGTCTACGGAATCCTGGTGGGAGCCGTCCCGGCTCTGCGGGCACGGGTACCGCGCCAGATCGTCGACACCGAGGCCATCGACGACACCGGTGTCCGGCTCGATGCCTACGGCGCGATCGACGTCCCCGTGCTGCTGCTGCTCGGCGAGCGCAGTCCGGCACATCTCGCCGATCGCACCGGCGCCCTCGCGACCGCCGTCCCGCGCACGCGCATCGCCCGCCTCGCGGGCCAGGAGCACAACGCGAACCGGCGCGCACCGGACCGGGTCGCCCGGCTGGTCGCCGAGTTCGCCCACGACGTCTTCCGCGTCGGCGGGCAGCGGTGA